Proteins from one Candidatus Auribacterota bacterium genomic window:
- a CDS encoding inorganic diphosphatase: protein MKHGFSVVEAVVEIQKGSRNKYEYDHSTGAIRLDRVLFSSVHYPTDYGFIPGTRAADGDTLDILIFVEEPTFPGCRVRVRPIGVLLMRDEHGVDEKLLGVPVADPRFDGINDIADVQKHWLAEIENFFGTYKLLEHKDTSIEGWKGAEAALEILKKYSLRSGQ, encoded by the coding sequence ATGAAACATGGATTTTCAGTAGTTGAAGCAGTCGTGGAAATTCAGAAGGGGAGTCGCAACAAGTACGAGTACGACCACTCGACCGGCGCAATCAGGCTCGACAGGGTGCTCTTCTCATCTGTCCATTACCCCACTGACTACGGGTTCATCCCGGGGACGCGAGCGGCGGACGGGGACACGCTTGATATCCTGATCTTTGTGGAGGAGCCGACATTCCCCGGCTGCCGCGTGAGGGTCAGGCCCATCGGCGTCCTGCTGATGCGGGACGAACACGGGGTAGATGAGAAGCTTCTCGGCGTCCCGGTCGCCGACCCGCGCTTCGACGGCATCAACGACATCGCCGACGTCCAGAAGCACTGGCTGGCGGAGATAGAGAATTTCTTCGGGACATACAAGCTGCTCGAGCACAAAGACACGAGCATTGAAGGTTGGAAGGGAGCGGAGGCTGCCTTAGAGATATTAAAGAAGTATTCATTAAGGTCTGGCCAGTAG